Genomic segment of Campylobacter ureolyticus ACS-301-V-Sch3b:
CTATATTAAAACTAGGCTTTTTTGCATCATTTAAGGCAACTGCAACAACAACTTTATCAAAAAATCTTAAAGCCCTTTTTATAACATCGATATGTCCGTTTGTAATGGGATCAAAGGTTCCAGGATATATGCAAGCTCTTCTCAAATTTCCCACCTTTTATAAATTTCGTTTTTTATATCTAATAAATCAAGCCACTTTCCAAGTATAAAATTCTCTATTTCTAAAATATTTTCAAACCCAGCATAACTTCCCAAAACTGGCGGAGATATAATTACTCCTTGACTTGAGAGCTCATACATCTGTTTTAGGGATATTGTAGAAAATGGCATTTCTCTAACGCATAAGATTAATTTTTTTCTCTCTTTTAGTGCAACTGCTGCGGCTCTTGTTATTAAAGTATCGCAAATTCCTGAGTGAATTTTTGCCAAAGTATTTATAGAGCAAGGTACAATTATGGTTTTATCTATTTTAAATGAGCCAGATGCAGGGCCTTCATATATATTGTTATCATCAAAAAATTTAACATCTTTATAGTTATTTTCATTAAAAATTTGATTATTTTCTTTTTCTAAAACTATTTTTGCATTTTTACTTAAAACTACAAAAAGTTCATTTTCTTTTTTTATATGCGGTATGAGTTTTAAACCTAAATTTACAAGGCTTGCACCTGTTATACAAAGTAAAATTCTCATAGATTTTTACCTGTAAAATTT
This window contains:
- a CDS encoding UbiX family flavin prenyltransferase; translation: MRILLCITGASLVNLGLKLIPHIKKENELFVVLSKNAKIVLEKENNQIFNENNYKDVKFFDDNNIYEGPASGSFKIDKTIIVPCSINTLAKIHSGICDTLITRAAAVALKERKKLILCVREMPFSTISLKQMYELSSQGVIISPPVLGSYAGFENILEIENFILGKWLDLLDIKNEIYKRWEI